A single Drosophila ananassae strain 14024-0371.13 chromosome 3L, ASM1763931v2, whole genome shotgun sequence DNA region contains:
- the LOC6494735 gene encoding TBC1 domain family member 25 yields MTGICPREAVRVKVKKCEPTLRPEWRKFSVDPQITTLEVLYSLLAKAFDVKSDFSIKYKAFDPAGNEIYLAVRSDWDLDAAFLRIHNISIQTASEPCLMLQIDVKPFTVVRECDSDVSPGRSSTGPAVPAPPSSTGAVSPAIPRELISPLQSLAVSQKYVQHMQTKLGSSIMNQMEKTFSIVQKAFNLSDEHMANLPPRPPMCDGEFRLFLDALGQIQRKEELHRVIFLGGIDPSLRRVVWKHLLNVYPSGSHGLPLDGHQRMEFMRRKSEQYCRLRDTWKAAVKRGSVAGELAYVTSMVKKDVLRTDRLHPFYAGSDDNQNIAALFNILTTYALNHPTVSYCQGMSDIASPLLVTMNDEAQAYICFCAIMARMRGNFMLDGIAMTQKFAHLTEALSFYDPEFWEYLKSQQADDLLFCYRWLLLELKREFPFEDALRMLEVQWSSLRYGSGPGEKELQLFEKEFVPIADSSVPNSASTFSSSHSATPTSPSYLLTKPRENPYTKVCALRRQSSSASLSSLSSSLGTTGHALDNTKRLNHSLDDNMSRHASAAARRQRRTSSKVHQSLDEAKMLALIEGALESGPNAKSAQDVSAGEDTEDDDVFDRKESPSFLETNPFKDDAQKTPEAVSKEAPPSSPGRAFLCSSSSSNLDEDANEIKSKLQHKNILAMSNIIAKQLATNASQVSESVKRVSSSSGGHFKDLKEKLAATSRIGLSFDGEADEDGGDRKMPPKLVKNFNEFLNFATINKNRISDRFATQQPTAPVSSTKPVVQLTKGGLGSSLDESDSSSVPETSWSASTAATAIQQAQEQEQELSSYNLQLDLESVEPDQDQDQDGDQEYYPMTTAITRELRLEAENLDRQVFGLPFTENEKRDDFEYEKLDKDALDLVEDLKENEIIPCPDVSELHMRRRQRLAAKSNSVQQSESHAFNPFIDERQLLLDGHNPLGMRSSSSLPEVILPISTEPSLVEVTPLVEIATNADDESAYTRSPQRMASQNGVGVNATAAALPPPSEFGGGNAFLMFLCLTLLLQHRNTIIKGAMDYNEIAMHFDKMVRKHDVTRVLNQARRMYIEYLKAQSSPLRQRSPNGTGSAGVAANSSMPT; encoded by the exons AGGCCTTCGATCCGGCTGGCAACGAAATCTACCTGGCCGTGCGCTCCGACTGGGATCTGGATGCGGCCTTCCTGCGCATCCACAACATATCCATCCAGACAGCGTCGGAGCCCTGCCTGATGCTGCAGATTGATGTGAAGCCGTTTACGGTGGTGAGGGAGTGCGACTCCGATGTGTCCCCGGGGCGGTCCTCAACGGGACCTGCTGTCCCTGCGCCACCCTCAAGCACTGGAGCCGTTTCTCCTGCTATTCCCCGCGAGCTTATATCGCCACTCCAGTCCCTCGCAGTGTCCCAGAAATACGTGCAGCACATGCAGACGAAGCTCGGCAGTTCCATCATGAACCAGATGGAGAAAACGTTCTCCATCGTCCAGAAGGCGTTCAATCTGTCCGACGAGCACATGGCGAACCTGCCTCCgcgtccgcccatgtgcgatGGGGAGTTTCGACTGTTTCTGGATGCCCTGGGACAAATTCAACGCAAGGAGGAGCTGCACAGAGTCATCTTCCTGGGCGGAATCGATCCTAGTCTGCGGCGCGTGGTGTGGAAGCACCTTCTGAATGTTTATCCGAGTGGGAGTCACGGTCTGCCTTTGGATGGCCACCAGCGCATGGAGTTTATGCGAAGAAAGTCGGAACAGTATTGCCGCTTGAGGGACACCTGGAAGGCGGCTGTGAAGAGAGGAAGTGTGGCCGGGGAGCTGGCCTATGTGACCAGCATGGTGAAGAAGGACGTGTTACGCACCGACCGCCTTCACCCTTTCTACGCCGGCAGCGACGACAATCAGAACATTGCAGCACTTTTCAACATCCTCACCACCTACGCACTGAATCACCCGACCGTCTCCTACTGTCAGGGCATGTCGGACATCGCTTCGCCGCTTCTGGTCACCATGAACGACGAGGCCCAGGCCTACATCTGTTTCTGTGCGATTATGGCACGGATGCGTGGGAATTTCATGCTGGACGGCATCGCAATGACCCAGAAGTTCGCCCACCTGACGGAGGCCCTGAGTTTCTACGATCCGGAGTTCTGGGAGTACCTCAAATCGCAGCAGGCCGACGATCTGCTCTTTTGCTATCGGTGGCTCCTCCTAGAGCTCAAGCGGGAGTTCCCCTTCGAAGATGCGCTCCGCATGCTCGAGGTTCAGTGGAGTTCCCTGCGATACGGAAGTGGTCCCGGGGAAAAGGAGTTGCAGCTGTTCGAGAAG GAATTTGTGCCCATTGCGGACAGTTCGGTTCCCAACAGCGCCAGCACATTCTCAAGCTCACATAGTGCCACCCCGACCAGCCCGTCCTACCTGCTGACCAAGCCCCGCGAGAATCCATACACCAAGGTATGCGCTCTCCGCCGTCAGAGCTCCTCGGCGTCGCTAAGCTCGCTCAGCTCCTCCCTGGGCACCACTGGCCACGCCCTAGACAATACCAAGAGGCTGAATCACAGCCTCGATGACAATATGTCGCGTCATGCGTCGGCCGCCGCACGTCGACAGCGTCGAACCTCGTCCAAAGTGCACCAGAGCCTGGACGAAGCCAAAATGCTGGCGCTGATCGAGGGGGCCCTGGAGAGCGGTCCAAACGCCAAGTCGGCGCAGGATGTCTCGGCTGGCGAGGACACCGAGGACGATGATGTGTTCGATAGGAAGGAATCGCCGAGCTTCCTGGAAACGAATCCCTTCAAGGATGATGCCCAGAAAACTCCAGAAGCTGTGAGCAAAGAAGCACCGCCCTCCTCTCCGGGACGAGCCTTCCTGTGCAGTTCTTCCTCCTCCAATCTGGACGAGGACGCCAACGAAATCAAGTCGAAGCTTCAGCACAAGAACATTCTGGCCATGAGCAACATCATCGCCAAGCAACTGGCCACGAATGCCAGCCAAGTGAGCGAGAGTGTGAAGCGAGTGAGCAGCTCCAGCGGAGGCCACTTCAAGGATCTCAAGGAAAAGCTAGCAGCCACCAGTCGGATCGGCCTCTCCTTCGACGGAGAAGCAGACGAGGACGGAGGAGATCGGAAGATGCCGCCCAAGCTGGTGAAGAACTTCAATGAATTCCTTAACTTcgccaccatcaacaaaaacCGCATATCCGACCGATTTGCCACCCAGCAGCCGACAGCTCCGGTATCCTCCACGAAGCCAGTCGTGCAGCTGACCAAGGGCGGGCTGGGTAGCTCTCTGGATGAGTCGGATTCTTCGTCGGTGCCGGAAACCAGTTGGAGTGCCTCCACGGCGGCCACGGCCATTCAACAGGCGCAGGAGCAGGAACAGGAGCTTAGCAGCTACAATCTGCAGCTGGACCTGGAGAGCGTGGAGCcagatcaggatcaggatcaggatggTGACCAGGAGTACTACCCCATGACGACGGCCATAACGCGGGAGCTGCGTCTGGAGGCGGAGAACCTGGACCGTCAGGTTTTCGGGCTACCCTTCACGGAAAACGAAAAGCGAGATGACTTTGAGTACGAGAAGCTGGACAAGGATGCACTGGACCTGGTGGAGGACCTGAAGGAGAACGAAATCATTCCGTGTCCAGATGTCAGCGAGCTGCACATGAGACGCCGTCAGCGGCTGGCGGCGAAGAGCAATAGCGTCCAGCAGAGCGAGTCTCATGCCTTCAATCCCTTCATCGACGAGAGACAACTCCTGCTGGACGGCCACAACCCGCTGGGCATGCGCAGCAGCAGTAGCCTGCCGGAGGTCATACTGCCGATTTCCACGGAGCCCAGTCTGGTCGAGGTGACGCCGCTGGTGGAGATCGCCACAAATGCCGACGACGAGAGTGCCTACACAAGATCCCCTCAGCGGATGGCCTCGCAAAATGGAGTCGGAGTAAACGCCACGGCGGCGGCTCTGCCTCCGCCGTCTGAGTTCGGTGGCGGTAATGCCTTCCTCATGTTCCTCTGCCTCACCCTGCTGCTGCAGCACAGGAACACCATCATCAAGGGGGCCATGGACTACAACGAGATAGCGATGCACTTTGACAAGATGGTCCGCAAGCACGACGTGACCCGCGTACTCAACCAAGCCAGACGGATGTACATCGAGTACCTCAAGGCGCAGAGCAGCCCGCTGCGCCAGCGATCACCGAACGGAACTGGATCGGCTGGAGTCGCTGCGAACTCATCGATGCCCACG